In Vibrio diazotrophicus, the following proteins share a genomic window:
- a CDS encoding flagellar basal body P-ring protein FlgI encodes MKKLTLLLMMLVTASANAARIKDVAQVAGVRSNQLVGYGLVTGLPGTGESTPFTDQSFNAMLQSFGIQLPPGTKPKTKNVAAVIVTADLPAFSKQGQTVDITVSSIGSAKSLRGGTLMQTFLKGLDGQVYAVAQGNLVVSGFSASGADGSKVVGNNPAVGMISGGAIVEREVPTPFGRGDFITFNLLESDFTTAQRMADAVNNFLGPQMASAVDAASVRVRAPRDVSQRVAFLSAIENLEFNPADGSAKIIVNSRTGTIVVGQHVRLKPAAVTHGGMTVAIKENLNVSQPNAFSGGQTVVVPNSTIEVEEKQGKMFKLEPGVTLDELVRAVNEVGAAPSDLMAILQALKQAGAIEGQLIII; translated from the coding sequence ATGAAAAAACTCACTTTGTTATTGATGATGCTAGTGACAGCAAGCGCCAACGCTGCTCGCATCAAAGATGTTGCTCAAGTAGCAGGTGTGCGTAGTAACCAATTGGTGGGCTACGGTTTGGTGACTGGTTTGCCGGGTACGGGTGAATCCACACCTTTCACAGATCAAAGCTTCAACGCCATGCTGCAAAGCTTCGGCATTCAATTGCCACCTGGCACTAAGCCAAAAACCAAAAACGTTGCCGCTGTAATCGTGACGGCTGATTTGCCAGCATTCTCTAAGCAAGGTCAAACGGTCGATATTACTGTTTCTTCAATCGGCTCAGCGAAAAGCCTGCGTGGCGGCACATTGATGCAAACCTTCTTAAAAGGTTTGGATGGTCAGGTCTATGCTGTGGCACAAGGTAACTTAGTTGTTAGCGGCTTTAGTGCCTCTGGCGCGGACGGTTCAAAAGTCGTGGGTAATAACCCAGCGGTGGGTATGATTTCAGGTGGTGCGATTGTCGAGCGTGAAGTTCCAACACCATTTGGTCGCGGCGATTTTATTACCTTCAACTTACTGGAGTCGGATTTTACTACTGCTCAACGTATGGCAGATGCAGTGAACAACTTCCTTGGCCCTCAAATGGCATCAGCGGTAGATGCTGCATCAGTTCGCGTTCGTGCTCCTCGTGATGTGAGCCAGCGAGTGGCATTTCTTTCTGCGATTGAAAACTTAGAATTTAACCCAGCAGACGGATCGGCAAAAATTATTGTTAACTCCCGCACTGGTACTATCGTTGTTGGTCAGCACGTTCGCTTAAAACCCGCGGCAGTGACTCATGGTGGTATGACAGTGGCTATTAAAGAGAATCTAAATGTCAGCCAGCCGAATGCTTTCTCTGGTGGTCAAACCGTGGTTGTTCCTAATTCGACTATCGAAGTAGAAGAGAAGCAGGGCAAGATGTTTAAACTTGAGCCGGGTGTGACTCTCGATGAACTTGTACGTGCAGTAAACGAAGTCGGCGCAGCGCCTTCAGACTTAATGGCAATCCTGCAAGCTCTTAAGCAAGCAGGTGCTATTGAAGGTCAGTTGATCATTATCTAA
- the flgJ gene encoding flagellar assembly peptidoglycan hydrolase FlgJ has product MINNSNDIGFIHDIASLDKLRKQAVGGDENSEKEALTAAARQFESIFTNMMLKSMRDANSGFKSELFNSQNEDFYRQMLDEQMTSELSSSGSLGLADMIVAQLSAGEKSQSGGEDGFQEAMRRVERSREAQANRAEMSDDSELAMAGSATASGAEAQQAANFESPRSFVSSLKPYADKAAKALGIDASLLIAQAALETGWGQKVVKNARGSSNNLFNIKADRSWQGNKVATQTLEYHHNTPVMEKAAFRSYNSFQDSFNDYVRFLEKNPRYTTALNHQGSNEEFIRGIHKAGYATDPEYADKVLRVKSQIDQMGEL; this is encoded by the coding sequence ATGATTAATAACTCTAACGATATTGGTTTTATTCACGATATTGCCAGCCTAGATAAACTGCGTAAGCAGGCTGTGGGTGGTGATGAAAACTCAGAAAAAGAAGCGTTAACTGCGGCAGCTCGTCAGTTTGAATCGATCTTTACCAACATGATGCTGAAGTCGATGCGTGACGCGAATTCTGGCTTCAAATCGGAACTGTTTAACAGTCAAAATGAAGATTTCTATCGTCAGATGCTTGATGAGCAAATGACCAGTGAACTGAGCTCGTCGGGTTCGCTTGGTTTAGCGGATATGATTGTGGCGCAACTGTCTGCTGGTGAGAAATCACAATCTGGCGGTGAAGATGGTTTCCAAGAAGCGATGCGCCGTGTAGAACGTTCTCGCGAAGCACAGGCAAACCGAGCAGAAATGAGTGATGACAGTGAACTCGCGATGGCTGGTAGTGCTACTGCTAGTGGCGCAGAGGCTCAACAGGCGGCAAACTTTGAATCACCGCGTTCATTTGTTTCTTCATTGAAGCCTTATGCTGATAAAGCGGCAAAAGCGTTGGGCATTGATGCCTCTCTACTGATTGCTCAAGCGGCATTAGAAACAGGCTGGGGGCAGAAAGTGGTTAAAAATGCCCGTGGTAGCAGCAACAATTTATTCAACATTAAAGCGGATCGCAGTTGGCAAGGAAACAAAGTGGCAACTCAAACCTTGGAGTATCACCACAATACACCTGTTATGGAAAAAGCGGCATTCCGTTCGTATAACTCTTTCCAAGACAGCTTTAACGATTATGTTCGTTTCTTAGAAAAGAACCCTCGTTACACTACGGCACTGAATCATCAAGGTAGCAACGAAGAGTTCATTCGAGGTATTCATAAAGCGGGATACGCAACTGACCCAGAATACGCAGACAAAGTGCTACGAGTGAAATCTCAAATCGACCAGATGGGCGAACTTTAA